GCCTGGACTACGCCGTCGAAGAGATAGTGATCACCTGCGGCGCGAAGCAGGCGATATACGATGCGCTGCAGGTCATCGTGGACCCGGGCGACGAGGTGATCGTCCCCGCGCCCTACTGGGTCTCCTACCCCGATCAGGTCATGCTCGCCGGAGGAGTCCCGCGGGTGCTCGCCACAGAGGAGTCGAACGCCTTCAGGATCATGCCGGAGGCGCTGGCCGAAGCCATCACGCCGCGCACCCGCGCGATCGTGCTCAATTACCCGTCGAACCCCAGCGGCAGCTCCTACGGCGCAAAACAGCTCGCCGCCATTGGAGAGGTCCTGGCCGACCGCGGCGTTGCGATCATCTCCGACGAGGTCTACGAGAAGCTGCTCTACACCGGGGAGCCCCACGTCTCCATCGCAAAGGCCTGCCCGCGATGCAGGGAACTCGCCGTCGTGGTCAACGGGGTCTCCAAGACATACGCAATGACCGGCTGGCGCATGGGATATGCGGCCGGCCCCAAAGAGATCGTCTCAAAGATCGGCGAGATCGTCGGCCAGCAGAACTCCGGCATACCGGGATTCGTGCAGAAGGCCTGCGTGGAGGCGCTGACCGGGCCGCAGGAGGAGATCAAGCGGATGCGCGCCGAGTTCAGGGCGCGCCGGGACCTTATGCTCGAGGGGCTCGCCTCGATCCGCGGCATGCGCTGCCACGTGCCTGACGGCGCCTTCTACCTGCTGCCCAACGTCGGGGAGTGGATAGGCCGCAGCTGGAAGGGCAGACGGATCGCGGACGCCTCTGCGCTCGCCGACTTCCTGCTCGACGAGGCCCACGTGGCGACGGTCGGCGGGGACCCCTTCGGAGCCCCCGGCTTTATCCGGCTCTCCTACGCCACCTCCCGCCAGAGGATCGAGGAGGGCGTGACCAGGATATCCAAGGCCCTCTCAAAGCTTGCATAGCACCCCATAATCTGCAATCTAAGGCACCGTATTTGACGGTTCACCGGTCACGAGTCACGAGTCACGAGTTACGAGTCACGAGTTACGAGTCACGGCTCAAGGAGGAACACATGGATTTCTGGAGAAACGAGACGGACATGAAGGCCGCCTGCGCAGGCGCCTTTGACATCGAGGCGGGCAAGCTCGTCGTGAAGGACGAGCAGCGCTTCCGCCACGAGATCATGGACAAACTCGTGTGGACAGCGGTCTTCTGCGACGACGAGCACACGAAGAACGTGGCCCGCTGGGTGATCTGGGAGGGCTCGCAGGCGCTGTCCTGCCCCTCCGCCTCGATCCACGACATGTACATGGCGCGCGCGAAGGACGCGTGGAAGGACATGACC
The genomic region above belongs to Pseudomonadota bacterium and contains:
- a CDS encoding pyridoxal phosphate-dependent aminotransferase; amino-acid sequence: MKLSQRAMAMQPSATLGMAARARKLAAEGVDIVSFAVGEPDFDTPANIREAGKRGIDEGLTRYTPSAGIPELRAAVREKLSRDNGLDYAVEEIVITCGAKQAIYDALQVIVDPGDEVIVPAPYWVSYPDQVMLAGGVPRVLATEESNAFRIMPEALAEAITPRTRAIVLNYPSNPSGSSYGAKQLAAIGEVLADRGVAIISDEVYEKLLYTGEPHVSIAKACPRCRELAVVVNGVSKTYAMTGWRMGYAAGPKEIVSKIGEIVGQQNSGIPGFVQKACVEALTGPQEEIKRMRAEFRARRDLMLEGLASIRGMRCHVPDGAFYLLPNVGEWIGRSWKGRRIADASALADFLLDEAHVATVGGDPFGAPGFIRLSYATSRQRIEEGVTRISKALSKLA